The Neomonachus schauinslandi chromosome 11, ASM220157v2, whole genome shotgun sequence genome contains a region encoding:
- the NLRP10 gene encoding LOW QUALITY PROTEIN: NACHT, LRR and PYD domains-containing protein 10 (The sequence of the model RefSeq protein was modified relative to this genomic sequence to represent the inferred CDS: inserted 2 bases in 1 codon; deleted 2 bases in 2 codons; substituted 2 bases at 2 genomic stop codons) has protein sequence MAQTHNPQKALLWALSDLEEKSFKLFKFHLRDRSLLEGKLPLACGELEGLSTVDLASWLISLYGAWEAMKVVLSVLRVMNLLEPADRLSPICLNDYRETYREHVRCLEERQEGGTCGSYNQLLLVAKASPGSPESSACPLPEQELDSVSVETLFDPGEKPYQVPPTVVLQGSASTRKXTLARKMVLDWATGTLYPGRFDYVFYVSCREVVLLQEGKPDQLLFWCCGDDQVPVKEMLREEEWLLFILDGFDELQRPFAKSLKRLSPNPMENVLHRLIRREVFPRSSLLITTWPVALQNLEPLLKQSHHIHILGFSEDERRRYFSSYFTDEEQARNAFDIVQGNDVLYKSCQIPGICWVICSWLKEQMERGRQISETPSNGTDIFMANVSTFLPPSDNAGCFELMGHRVLSGLCSLAAEGIXHQGFMFEEADLRKHNLDVTRLDAFLSSTSYQEGRDIKTFYTFRHISFQEFFHTMSYLLTEDQSQMGKESRRELNRLLNEEGKAENEEMTLSMQFLLDIFKKETSLNFELKFSLKISPLVKQEWMHFKEQMKSIKHKGAWDLEFSLNPSKIRNLVKGVQISNVSFKMGQSNKKKSQDRNSFSVKTSLSNGQKEKQKCPVVGKENIAKTQKEASNGKGRGTEKXETPKSS, from the exons ATGGCCCAGACCCACAACCCCCAGAAGGCATTGCTCTGGGCCTTGAGTGACCTTGAGGAGAAAAGCTTCAAGCTCTTCAAGTTCCATTTACGGGACAGGAGCCTGCTTGAGGGGAAGCTGCCGCTAGCATGCGGGGAGCTGGAGGGCCTGAGCACTGTGGACCTGGCTTCTTGGCTGATTTCCCTGTACGGAGCGTGGGAGGCCATGAAGGTGGTGCTCAGCGTCCTGAGGGTCATGAACCTGTTGGAACCCGCGGACCGGCTCAGCCCCATTTGTCTGAACG ATTACAGAGAAACATACCGAGAGCATGTGCGCTGCCTAGAGGAGAGGCAAGAGGGAGGAACCTGCGGCAGCTACAATCAACTGCTCCTTGTGGCCAAGGCTAGCCCAGGGAGCCCAGAATCgtctgcctgccccctcccggAGCAGGAGCTGGACTCTGTCTCGGTGGAGACTCTGTTTGATCCAGGAGAAAAGCCCTACCAAGTCCCACCCACAGTGGTGTTACAAGGGTCCGCCAGCACTAGAAA AACGCTGGCCAGAAAAATGGTGCTGGACTGGGCCACTGGCACCCTGTACCCAGGCCGGTTTGATTATGTCTTTTATGTCAGCTGCAGAGAAGTGGTCCTGTTGCAGGAGGGCAAACCGGACCAGCTCCTCTTCTGGTGTTGTGGGGACGACCAGGTGCCTGTCAAAGAGAtgctgagggaggaggagtggCTGCTGTTCATTCTGGATGGCTTTGATGAACTGCAGAGGCCCTTTGCAAAGAGCTTGAAGAGGCTGAGTCCGAACCCCATGGAGAACGTGCTGCACCGTCTAATTAGGAGAGAGGTGTTTCCCAGGTCTTCACTCCTTATCACCACCTGGCCCGTGGCTTTGCAGAATCTGGAGCCCTTGCTGAAGCAATCGCACCATATTCACATCCTAGGCTTCTCTGAGGATGAGAGGAGGAGGTATTTCAGCTCGTATTTCACTGATGAGGAGCAAGCCAGAAATGCCTTTGACATTGTACAAGGAAATGACGTTCTATACAAATCATGTCAAATTCCAGGCATTTGCTGGGTGATCTGCTCCTGGCTCAAAGAACAGATGGAGAGGGGCAGACAGATCTCAGAGACTCCCAGTAATGGCACGGACATCTTCATGGCC AATGTCTCCACCTTCCTGCCGCCCAGTGACAATGCAGGCTGCTTCGAGCTTATGGGGCACAGGGTCCTGAGCGGTCTGTGCTCCTTAGCAGCTGAGGGGATCTAGCACCAGGGGTTCATGTTTGAAGAAGCTGACCTCAGGAAGCATAATTTAGATGTGACCAGGCTTGATGCTTTCCTGAGCAGCACGAGTTACCAAGAGGGACGTGACATCAAGACGTTCTATACCTTCCGCCACATTAGCTTCCAGGAGTTTTTTCATACCATGTCCTACCTGCTGACAGAGGACCAGAGTCAAATGGGGAAAGAGTCCCGCAGAGAACTGAATAGGCTTCTGAATgaagaggggaaggcagagaatgAGGAGATGACCCTCAGTATGCAGTTTTTATtggacatatttaaaaaagagacctCTTTGAACTTTGAGCTAAAGTTCTCCCTCAAAATTTCTCCCTTGGTAAAGCAGGAGTGGAtgcattttaaagaacaaatgaaatctATAAAGCATAAAGGGGCCTGGGATTTGGAATTCTCCCTGAATCCATCTAAAATAAGGAATCTGGTG AAGGGTGTTCAGATAAGCAATGTATCATTTAAGATGGGAcagtcaaataaaaagaaatcccagGACAGGAACTCATTTTCTGTCAAAACCAGCTTGAGTAATggacagaaagagaagcagaaatgtCCTGTTGTGGGCAAAGAGAATATAGCAAAGACACAAAAGGAGGCTTCTAATGGGAAAGGCAGAGGTACGGAGAAATGAGAGAC tcccaaaagttca
- the EIF3F gene encoding eukaryotic translation initiation factor 3 subunit F translates to MATPVATASAPAATPAPAPAPAAAPASVPAPAPTPASAPAPAPAPAPVSAPTPAPASSSDSATAAATIAAPGQTPASTPAPAQTPAQSLPGPALPGPFPGGRVVRLHPVILASIVDSYERRNEGAARVIGTLLGTVDKHSVEVTNCFSVPHNESEDEVAVDMEFAKNMYELHKKVSPNELILGWYATGHDITEHSVLIHEYYSREAPNPIHLTVDTSLQNGRMSIKAYVSTLMGVPGRTMGVMFTPLTVKYAYYDTERIGVDLIMKTCFSPNRVIGLSSDLQQVGGASARIQDALSTVLQYAEDVLSGKVSADNTVGRFLMSLVNQVPKIVPDDFETMLNSNINDLLMVTYLANLTQSQIALNEKLVNL, encoded by the exons ATGGCCACACCGGTAGCAACGGCGAGTGCTCCTGCCGCCACTCCAGCtccagcccccgccccggccgcAGCCCCAGCCTCGGTCCCAGCTCCGGCCCCAACCCCAGCCTCAGCGCCAGCGCCGGCTCCGGCTCCAGCGCCGGTCTCAGCTCCAACGCCGGCTCCAGCCTCCTCCTCAGACTCGGCGACTGCAGCGGCCACGATTGCGGCTCCGGGCCAGACCCCGGCCTCAACGCCAGCCCCAGCGCAGACTCCGGCGCAGTCGCTGCCGGGTCCTGCTCTCCCAGGCCCCTTCCCTGGCGGCCGTGTGGTCCGGCTGCACCCGGTCATTTTGGCCTCCATCGTGGACAGCTACGAGCGACGCAACGAGGGCGCTGCCCGAGTTATCGGGACTCTGCTGG GAACCGTTGACAAGCATTCAGTGGAGGTTACTAACTGCTTTTCAGTGCCGCACAACGAGTCAGAAGATGAG GTGGCTGTTGACATGGAATTTGCTAAGAACATGTATGAATTACACAAGAAAGTCTCTCCAAATGAGCTCATCCTGGGCTG GTATGCTACAGGCCATGACATTACAGAGCATTCTGTGCTGATCCACGAGTACTACAGCCGGGAAGCCCCCAACCCCATTCACCTCACTGTGGACACGAGCCTCCAGAACGGCCGCATGAGCATCAAGGCCTATGTCAG CACTTTAATGGGTGTCCCTGGGAGGACCATGGGGGTGATGTTCACACCTCTGACAGTGAAATATGCATATTATGACACCGAACGCATTGGAG TTGACCTGATCATGAAGACCTGTTTTAGCCCCAACCGGGTGATTGGGCTCTCAAGCGACTTGCAGCAAGTAGGAGGGGCATCAGCTCGCATCCAGGATGCCCTAAGCACAGTGTTGCAGTATGCAGAGGATGTGCTG TCTGGAAAGGTGTCAGCTGACAATACCGTGGGCCGcttcttgatgagtctggttaACCAAGTACCCAAGATAGTTCCCGATGACTTTGAGACTATGCTCAACAGCAACATCAAT gaCCTGCTGATGGTGACCTACCTGGCCAATCTCACGCAGTCACAGATTGCCCTCAATGAGAAACTTGTAAACCTGTGA